ACTTTCTCATTTAATATCGGTAGTCGAGTAGATGAGAAGATGCAATCTCactaaacagaaaaaaaaaaaaaaaacggaataTTCCACAAGTTAAATTGATCGGCCCTCAAAAGTCGGTCCGTGGCACATTACCATTGAACACTTATGCACAACCTAATTCGAATCATAGGATGCTGCAAGCAGCAAACCCAGTAAAAAGCATTAGGTCATTTCGGCTGAACTTCTTGCATTTCTAAATAAATTCCTTCTCCCTATGCAGGAAAAGGgaacagagaaaagaaagagaggaaaaaaagacaaattacaTGCAACAAACTCAATAAATTGAgacacatgaaaaaaaaaaaaaaaacagaacttaCTAAAGTCACCCCTGCCAATCATGTGAcggaaaggaagagaaaacagAACCAGTTGCGACAATGATGGAACAGGTGAATACGAAAATGCTCACATAGTTTGACATAAAGTACAGCATATTAAGATCACAAACACGAGGAGTAAATTGTGAAGAGTAGCGTCTTTCCAAACGCGAGACCTCTCTTTCTTTGTTGAATAACTCGCACTTCGAATGTTCTACAGATGCTTCAAGTTCAAGCTCTTTAGAAAGATAGCTCGATGTCATTCACGCACACTGATGCAAAAGTCAATGGCTTTGACATCAATAGGTATGTTTCTGAAGAGCTTGAACTCGAAACATCTTTGGAACAATTTGAAGTATGAATTGTTccacaaagaaagagagatctTGTATTTGTAGAGACACTACTCCTCGTCCCTTTGTTTTGTGTTCTGGGAGACACAACTCTTCTTTTGACTGGTCCGAGTctgccttttccttttgagCTTGGAGACACTAGTCTTCACTTCGAGCGATCCAAATAAACTCATCGACGCCAGGATCTAACTCAAGGATGTGGAGACAAAATTGCGTGGCATCTCTGATGAGCACTCGAGAAATTTCTGTGCCTTTTAATCTCAAGATTCTCAAAGAAAACAATCTCGTAATGTTGCAAATTCCCTTCAGACTTGCGCAGGTGAAATCCAACTCTTTAAGCTCCTTAAGAGCTTCGATGGCTTCAGGAAATTCTTCGACAAAAGTACAAGCCATCTTCAGCACTTGAAGTCTTTCGCAATGCTTGACACATGGAGGCAATTCACTAATCAAGGTGTCCGACAGGTCCATTTCCTCTAGCTGACCAAGCTCTCCAAAGACATGCGGAAGTGTGTTTAGCTGATTGCATCCTCTTAAGAAAAGCTTCTTAAGATTCTTCAAAAATCCAATGGAATCAGTGACTTCACGCAATTCTTCACAATCGCGAGCACTAAGAGTTTCAAGTACTGGCAGAGCGCCTTCCTCGAATTGAAGTGTTTTAATGCTAGTTCCATCGAGGAGAAGCTCTTTCAATGCTGTCATGGAACTCAGTGCTCGCGGCAAATCATTAACCCATTTGCAACCCTTCATGTTGAAGGAAACTAAATTCTCAAAGTTAGAATTGGCTGTATTTAACTCTAAATGCAGACAACCTTCGAGGATCAAGCACTTTAAAAGTCTTGAGGCAGGGATTTCCATAGATGCCTGGGCCCAAGTACATCCTTTTAGGCTCAAGACTTCCAATCTCGGAGCCCTCTGCAAAAACCACATGATCATATGTTTATTTCCTACTTCATCTATAACTCTAAAGATAAATTTTGCAGGGCACATTTGCACATAAAAGAAGTGCACAAGCACAAATAAGCCTTACCTGCATCAATTGCCGCCACTGTTGCAAGGTCAACTGGATTGGGCTTGAAGATAAGTTGAGAATTACTAGGCCTTCCATGCCGAATGCAAACAACTGACCATTATTTTTGCATCCACACCAATCAAGCCATTTTAGGTTCGGAAGAATATTCTCACGACCTCCGCTAATGTCGACATTGTCCAACTCAAGAAACCTCAGATTCCATAGACGATCAAATAGTGCATCACCATCTTGATTAAAATTGGAGGCTACACGAAGAGCTTTAACCTTGTTGGTACCCTGCCAATACTTTAAAAACAATGGAAGTGTGAAATTCAAACAGAGATATAAGCAATGAAACTATAATATCATCATCGTATCTAGAGAAAAACTTGGCAAGAATACCGGAGAAATTTCAGTGTTTTTACCCGCATTTGATGCAACATTGTTTGGACATCTTGGTGATCCCACAACCTGCTGCGCCCCTCAGGATTATCAGGATTTTCATCTATGACAAGTTGTCTTCCCAACAATTTTAGTTGGTTATGCATCAAAAactcattttcttctccttttcttagtAAAGACATATTTTCAAGGAGATCAACGTTCTCTCGAGGCTCCCATTCAAGGGCAGTCCACATATAACGGGGGATTGTCATCTCAACCCCAGTAAAAAAACATGCTATATCAAGGAATATATTTCGTGCGTTCTGGTAGTCACTCAGACTATCAAGGTGTTTCTTCAATATTATTCTCACGCATTCTTTCGGCCTCCTTCTTAAAGCAGCCAAAGTCTCCTTCCAATGGTCATAGCTCTTCTCACGCAAATGTCTTCCCGCCATTTCAATAGAAAGAGGAAGATATTCGACGGCACAAGTAATGTCACTTGACAAATTTTCGTAGACCTCTCGGGGAAGATCCCGCGGAAAATCGGGCTCATAGAAGGGGGATTGTGGAAAAGCGTGCTTATAGAAAAGTTGGAGAGCATGGTCTCCATCCAAAGGTAGAACCTCATGGTCCTCGATAAGATTACCTTGGTTTTGTTCTGGACCCTGATTCCTGTAAAAGTCAATGACATGTCTTTTTCTGGTTGTGAGGATGATCACGCTGCCCTCACCAAACCAAGTTGGCTTCTCAGCCACGACGTCATCGTCATCCACATCCACATCGTCTAGCAGAATGAGAACTCTTTTTTTGTGGAACATGTTTGGTATCGCTGCGGTACCTTCAGTGGAGGATTTCACTTCTAGACATAATCCTCCTCCCTTGAGCTCACGAATCAACCTATTCTGCAGAGATAACCCCCCAGCACGCGCAAACTCATGCCgaacatcttcaaggaaacTACAACCTCCCCTCGAACCTTGAAAGAAGTGCTTGATTTTGTGGAATACCACCTTCGCAAGAGTTGTCTTGCCAACACCGGGCATACCCCGCACTACAAGCACCCTCCTCCCAGTAATCGGCAGCCTTTTGGGGACTCCATTTTGATAATAGAAACCAAGCTTTCGCATCATTTCTGGCACGTCTCTGTCTATTCCAACTAAATTTCGAGTCACGTCTTCCTCAACAATCCCCCTCGAGAGTTTCCAAATATCGCAAATGAAAGCATCCAGTTTTTGAAACCTACAAAATGAGAAACGGAGTTTgcctttattctttttcctttactcttttatatatatataaggggcGAGGAGAGGTGACCAGCGGTGGCGACTCCCTCTTGACGTGACAATAAGGTCCCAGATCGGTTATGCAATGGTTTGGTTTCCGGAAAGGTACAGAGGGCACTGGTGACATCAATCaaccaagaagaagaggaaaaaaaaaaaaaaagaggagtacTACAGAGAGAAGACAATACGATATACACGCTAAACATTGCGATtaaaaaggcaagaaaaaatCAGGATCTCCAGAAGTTCACTGGATCCTAGAGAGAGCGTGGTGAGCATCTTAATAGACAAGCCAACTCTCCTATCTTTTCTTTCTGCAAGCTAAACAAGTAAAGCAACATCAATCCAGCCATCCCACTTACCCGTCGAAGAGATCCGTGTAAAACGGTCCGCCAGTCTCTGCCAAAGCAGCCTCCAGAGCAGCCTTCGTGTTTTCCGGTCCCTTTCGAACACCAATTATTTTCAGAGCAGCCTTTACTATACCACCAATCTTTTCCAGAGCATCCTCTAGAGAAGTCTCCAGAGCAGCATTTTTGAATTCCGGTCCACTGATACCACCAATCTCTTTCAGAGCGTTCCTCCACGCTTGGATGATTGGCTCGGGATTACGGTTTTTGCGCTTATGCTCTTGGAAGGACGTTGCATATGTTCCCCCCTGGTGTTTAACAATCTTGGGCtcgacaaagaagaaaatgggaCGAATTTCTTTACGCAACTCCACCATTTTGGCCACTTCCGTCAGGCAAGCTACGCTGGAAGCAAAGTCCAGGGAGAAGATTGGGACACAGATGTCGGAATTCTGGATGGCATTTATGAACTCGTCACTGATATTTTGGCCGAACTCGATCTCTTCGCGGTCTAGGAATGTCGTAATCCCCGCACTTGTGAGCCGGTAGTGGAGGTAGCTGGCCAAGTTATTGAATGTATCTGGTCCTCTGAAGCTGAGGAACACTCGATAGTTGATCATTGGAACACGAAAATCTAATTGCAAAACAGACTGCGGCTCAAATGTAGATGAAGATCAAACTTGATTGAAGTCGTGAGAGTTCACAAATCAGAGTTTGGAGCGTTCACCTCATTACCCCTCTTATAGTCGGAGTCTTAGTCTTGAGTCTTGCCCCGAAGACTtgtctacttctctctcttctttcctttttcttttattcgcTTCGAAGTTTTCGGCAGTTCCATCCTCCAATCACCCCCGAGGGAAATGATTACACTGCCAAAGCATTTAGGAATATTATCATATCATTTTAGAATGTATATCAAATAGAATTTGAACGATGGTTTCATTACGAGTTTTACGTAGCTGTATCTTCTTATTTTGCAACAGACCTTTGCactttttgtcaaaatacaCCGACAACTTACTCTCTCTAatccagtttttctttttcttttggctccgaccaaaacaaaaaacaccGAGTTTTTGTTGTTAATGTATATTTTTTGgttgtgttttttgttttcgttttttgCTTTTGTGAATCGATAATTAACTTATGTTCGACTTTATCCCAAAAATAACCTGGAATTGACCACCGTGTCCCAACCAAACAGTGTTATGTATGTCCTCACACAAAAAAAGACATATGAATAGGATAATTCATATTGGGCTCCTTCTAATTTAATAGTTTCCAATTAGTCTAATTTGGTATTTGCAAAGAACATTGCTCTTAGGCGATTTTCAATTCTTCCATCTCTACGTCGTTCAATTGGGCTCAATGGAAAAATTCTGCTTCTCTTTTGAAAACTAGTCGGAGTTGAGATGGCCAAGGGCTTGGTTGGAGTGATGACGTGAAGTTTCGTAGTGGTATATAACTTTTGGGACGTTTTGTTTGGAATATACATCTAActtggaaaaaaggaaaatcctagTTAAAGCCCACCGGAAAGACGAATGAGGATTATTAGTCCGGCAAAGAACCAACGTTCGAAGTCTTCCAGAATAGGACAAATTAGGATTAATTAAGAAATAATTGACATTGACAATCTACCATCTgcgtgaagagaagataaatgaGGATTAGTTAGGCAACGAGGAACATTCAAAGTCTATCGGACGAAAAATTTGGATCGGGATAaccaagaaaattttaaaaaaaattaaaatagtgtGAAGTGACGGTTTTGTCATTGCTAATTTAATACTCTTCCTACTTGCAAGTGGTCTATGCGAGTTTTGTGGACAATACTTATGCGAACTAGTTTATTATTAGTTTAACACAATGCTCTAGATTAAGCACCAGCCATGAATTAACCTCCTCCATTTCTCGCCTTTCTAACCTCCTgtaccgaaaaaaaaaacctcctgtACCGACGAAAGTTGAACGAACACCGCACTCGCGTCCTTTCACGTCGTTTGTACCGAAATTACATCAAAGGACTGTTTTTCGTGTACGATAACGAAATATGCTGGTATTACCTTCATAAATCTGTGCCAAATTGCGTCGCTGGATCCGACATCCTTGTCCAATGGCTGTCGATAGGAAGATAAATTTAAATACAATACCtaattggattttgattttttcttttcatctaaaCTCGGTGTTCCGAAAATAACTTGGCTTATTCTTATTTAACTGGATCCCAACAAAAATTATTGAGAATACTGGCTCCTAGAACGTAACATGATAACGATCCAAACCACAAACAAACAGGAACATGTTGTGCTGTACGAGAATTTCCAAAAGACATGGACTaaagaaacattaaaaaaaaaaaaaaagaagaaaaaggtctATCACGGATGACGCCCTCTTAGGAATATGAGCAGGCCGAGAACAAAATGGAGGAATCAGACAAGGAAAGCCGACAAGCGCCTCTCCATCCTCCCATTTGATATTCCAGCACTCCAATtactttggccaaaaaaagatATTTACTTTGAAGTCATCAGAATGCAACGTTTTCTGGACGGTCCAATGCCCGGGATTCCGAAACAAATTGCCCTACCACTTGCGAttttcatccttaaattaaagataagatcaTATTATTGAACCAAACTAGAATTGAGACGTGCTTATCTGGTTGAGAGAATATCCAGTGGAATATCTTGACAGGATTGTGACTCGCATATttgctaggggtgagcatagttTCATGATAGAACCTCAAACCGGATCCGAAATGATTTCGGGTTTTAAAGTACGGAgggtaggtttcaggtttcaaaaattgaaaaacttgttcTGATGAGTAGGTTCCATATTCTAGATaggtggaacttgaaacctataaTTGTAACATAaaacaagtttttgtatttttgttagAATATCTTCTTTCGCGATCCTGCAGTATTCCATGGCGTGCGGTGAGGAGTGTGTAATCTAAGACCACTATTTTGTGCTTTCATTTTCGGCGATATTTAtgactgagacttttactttgctGATGCTACATATTTATTAgtgtgtttaaatatgagttgtgattaATGAATTGCAGCAGTATATGGTGGTATGATTTACTACAATCGTTCAATCAAGAATATATATAGAACATGTATAGAACCCGAAACCGACTCTGGAATCTGTGATGGGATaggttccaaattttaggtatgcatggtaggtttcagatttcaaaaattataaaacatatttcgacgggtaggttttaggtttcgggtAAAACCTGTACGAAACCTGAAATCGCCCACCCTTAATATATGC
This sequence is a window from Rhodamnia argentea isolate NSW1041297 chromosome 3, ASM2092103v1, whole genome shotgun sequence. Protein-coding genes within it:
- the LOC115756621 gene encoding disease resistance protein RPV1-like is translated as MINYRVFLSFRGPDTFNNLASYLHYRLTSAGITTFLDREEIEFGQNISDEFINAIQNSDICVPIFSLDFASSVACLTEVAKMVELRKEIRPIFFFVEPKIVKHQGGTYATSFQEHKRKNRNPEPIIQAWRNALKEIGGISGPEFKNAALETSLEDALEKIGGIVKAALKIIGVRKGPENTKAALEAALAETGGPFYTDLFDGFQKLDAFICDIWKLSRGIVEEDVTRNLVGIDRDVPEMMRKLGFYYQNGVPKRLPITGRRVLVVRGMPGVGKTTLAKVVFHKIKHFFQGSRGGCSFLEDVRHEFARAGGLSLQNRLIRELKGGGLCLEVKSSTEGTAAIPNMFHKKRVLILLDDVDVDDDDVVAEKPTWFGEGSVIILTTRKRHVIDFYRNQGPEQNQEVYENLSSDITCAVEYLPLSIEMAGRHLREKSYDHWKETLAALRRRPKECVRIILKKHLDSLSDYQNARNIFLDIACFFTGVEMTIPRYMWTALEWEPRENVDLLENMSLLRKGEENEFLMHNQLKLLGRQLVIDENPDNPEGRSRLWDHQDVQTMLHQMRYWQGTNKVKALRVASNFNQDGDALFDRLWNLRFLELDNVDISGGRENILPNLKWLDWCGCKNNGQLFAFGMEGLVILNLSSSPIQLTLQQWRQLMQRAPRLEVLSLKGCTWAQASMEIPASRLLKCLILEGCLHLELNTANSNFENLVSFNMKGCKWVNDLPRALSSMTALKELLLDGTSIKTLQFEEGALPVLETLSARDCEELREVTDSIGFLKNLKKLFLRGCNQLNTLPHVFGELGQLEEMDLSDTLISELPPCVKHCERLQVLKMACTFVEEFPEAIEALKELKELDFTCASLKGICNITRLFSLRILRLKGTEISRVLIRDATQFCLHILELDPGVDEFIWIARSED